One Brassica napus cultivar Da-Ae chromosome A5, Da-Ae, whole genome shotgun sequence DNA window includes the following coding sequences:
- the LOC106450897 gene encoding protein lava lamp-like isoform X2: MTSTAADGKAASQNDACASPSMNSKDFIVSVAANIASQPLHNYDSNVWGVLTAISNNARKRRQGINILLNSDEHCFGRLPSHASYQVESNAISGNHCKIHRKIVTGGDASVFLEDTSTNGTFLNWERVKKKGPEVRVQHGDIISFATPPDHEKAFAFVYREILGNNPAVSSMSRKRKAEDIACEIKRPKGIGIGGPDGPISLDDFKSLQRSNTELRKQLEAQVLTVDTLRNESRAIVELHESEIKQMKESVAKSFHNELAELRELIDTRQKELAQVNKVSAEQKHSIDDLGERLSGSLQSLSEANEIIKSQKATIDELKTGLDEERSQRKEERETAAAEIKAAIHKCQIEAQEELNRFSDVAMRHEREQQEVINKMKETEKERSTQVETLMSKLEDTRQKLVYSDNRNRQLEAQLSEEQLASANAQKKMEELDLEIKRLQKDLENEKAAREEAWAKVSALELEISAALRDLDVERQRHRGARERIMLRETQLRAFYSTTEEISALFAKQQEQLKNMQRTLEDEENCDNISLDIDLNPVNRSLIRGNNTREDVRATNSAAKASSSTSGQRSDRNEVVDTSCEDADATQKHDCEIMSQEGQNTQEADYASSDKVSKGGFGSDIGVVSTAPTSGTDPVGTEQVDETQSPGNDHMRKSITSAGDTMQIDFETQVHEGDQNDEAALLLRNNPLNDGRDTQETEGVVTVRTSDLLASEVAGSWAYSTAPSVDGENEAERSREDEESQTQRIKEVATQVGESQTKSTVPEVLDTTRKADAEQVAVEETVGIIEQGKINHDNGSSDSETVSCSDTDDDDHGKEKLGPVSDSDTEGSDMNDDKRVDPDSEGTHEADGDQKDVDNMDEDDKDT, translated from the exons ATGACGTCTACTGCGGCGGACGGGAAGGCTGCGTCCCAAAACGACGCTTGTGCATCTCCGTCGATGAACTCCAAGGACTTCATAGTCTCCGTCGCTGCTAACATCGCCTCTCAGCCGCTGCACAACTACGATTCAAACGTCTGGGGCGTCCTCACCGCAATTTCGAACAACGCTCGCAAACGCCGCCAG ggAATAAACATACTTTTGAATTCTGATGAGCATTGCTTCGGGAGGTTGCCGAGTCACGCGAGCTATCAGGTTGAGTCGAATGCTATAAGTGGGAATCACTGTAAGATTCATCGTAAGATTGTCACAGGCGGTGATGCGTCTGTCTTCTTGGAAGACACTAG CACAAATGGTACGTTTCTCAATTGGGAgagagtgaagaagaaaggTCCTGAAGTCAGGGTTCAGCATGGTGACATTATATCTTTTGCTACTCCTCCTGACCATG aGAAGGCCTTTGCATTTGTATACCGCGAAATACTTGGAAACAATCCTGCGGTTTCCTCCATGagtagaaaaagaaaagcaG AGGATATAGCTTGTGAAATTAAGAGGCCGAAGGGGATAGGCATTGGTGGTCCTGATGGTCCAATCTCTTTGGATGATTTTAAGAGCCTACAGAGATCAAACACA GAACTGAGGAAACAGTTAGAAGCACAAGTGCTTACCGTTGACACTCTGCGTAATGAGTCCCGGGCTATTGTGGAGCTGCATGAAAGT GAAATAAAACAGATGAAAGAATCCGTAGCAAAATCGTTTCATAATGAACTGGCTGAGCTGCGTGAGCTAATTGATACTAGGCAAAAAGAACTGGCGCAGGTCAACAAAGTATCAGCTGAACAGAAGCATTCCATAGATGACCTTGGCGAGAGACTAAGCGGTTCTTTGCAATCTCTCAGTGAAGCAAATGAAATAATTAAAAG TCAAAAGGCAACTATAGATGAACTGAAGACAGGGCTGGATGAAGAGAGAAGTCAAAGAAAAGAGGAACGAGAAACTGCCGCTGCTGAAATAAAAGCTGCGATACATAAATGCCAAATTGAGGCTCAGGAAGAATTGAACAGATTTTCTGATGTTGCTATGAGACACGAGAGGGAACAACAAGAAGTAATCAACAAAATGAAG GAGACAGAGAAAGAAAGGTCCACCCAAGTGGAAACTTTGATGTCAAAATTG GAAGATACGAGGCAGAAGCTGGTCTACTCGGACAATAGAAACCGTCAGCTAGAAGCTCAACTTTCCGAGGAGCAGCTTGCTTCTGCTAATGCACAAAAA AAAATGGAAGAACTAGACCTGGAAATAAAAAGACTGCAAAAGGATCTGGAGAACGAAAAG GCAGCCCGAGAAGAAGCATGGGCAAAAGTGTCTGCCTTAGAACTAGAGATAAGTGCTGCTCTTCGAGATCTTGACGTTGAAAGACAGAGACACCGTGGTGCTAGAGAAAGAATCATGCTCCG TGAAACTCAATTACGGGCATTTTATTCTACGACTGAGGAGATTTCGGCTCTGTTTGCAAAGCAGCAGGAACAGCTGAAGAACATGCAGAGAACTCTAGAAGATGAGGAAAATTGCGACAATATTTCATTAGATATTGATCTTAATCCAGTGAACAGAAGTCTCATCAGAGGTAATAATACTCGGGAAGATGTCAGAGCAACGAACAGTGCTGCCAAGGCAAGCTCCTCCACATCAGGGCAAAGGTCTGACAGAAACGAAGTTGTTGATACGTCCTGCGAAGATGCGGATGCTACTCAGAAGCACGACTGTGAAATCATGAGTCAGGAAGGCCAAAACACCCAAGAAGCTGATTATGCAAGCTCCGATAAAGTCTCCAAGGGTGGATTTGGCTCCGACATAGGCGTTGTTAGTACAGCACCCACTTCGGGAACAGACCCTGTAGGAACAGAGCAAGTTGACGAAACTCAGAGTCCAGGGAATGACCATATGAGGAAGTCAATCACTTCAGCTGGTGATACAATGCAAATAGACTTTGAAACTCAGGTGCATGAAGGTGATCAGAATGATGAAGCTGCTCTCTTGTTAAGGAACAACCCCTTGAACGATGGAAGAGATACGCAAGAGACAGAGGGAGTAGTCACTGTAAGAACGTCAGATCTTTTAGCTTCTGAAGTTGCTGGGAGTTGGGCTTATAGCACAGCTCCTTCTGTAGATGGAGAAAACGAAGCCGAAAGAAGTAGAGAGGATGAAGAGAGTCAGACTCAAAGAATCAAGGAAGTGGCCACTCAAGTAGGCGAGAGTCAAACTAAATCGACAGTTCCTGAGGTCCTGGACACTACAAGGAAAGCTGACGCTGAGCAAGTCGCTGTTGAGGAGACAGTGGGGATCATTGAACAGGGAAAAATAAATCATGATAATGGTTCTTCCGACTCTGAGACAGTGAGTTGTTCTGATACAGATGATGATGACCATGGGAAGGAGAAACTTGGTCCTGTCTCAGACTCGGACACAGAGGGTTCTGATATGAATGATGACAAGAGAGTGGATCCGGATAGTGAAGGAACCCATGAAGCTGATGGGGATCAAAAAGACGTGGACAACATGGACGAAGACGATAAAGATACTTAG
- the LOC106450893 gene encoding cytochrome P450 704C1, translating into METLASIAIVAVTTIFIVLSFTIYLTLKIFAGKSINNKEYAPVHATIFDLFFHRDDLYDYETEIARNKPTFRFLGLGKSEILTADPRNVEHVLKTRFDNYTKGQNNRENLGDLLGHGIFAVDGEKWKQQRKLASFEFSARVLRDFSCSVFRTNAVKVVGFVSEFGLSQKSFDAQDMLMRCTLDSIFKVGFGVELKCLDGFSKEGEEFMEAFDEGNDATSLRFIDPLWKMKWFLNIGSQARLKKSIATIDKFVYRLITTKREELANEQNTGVREDILSRFLVESEKDPEKMNDKYLRDIILSFMIAGKDTTAASLSWFLYMLCKNPLVQEKIVQEIRDVTSSHERTTDVNGFVESIDEEALDQMQYLHAALSETLRLYPAVPVDTRCAENDDVLPDGHRVKRGDNVYYISYAMGRMSYIWGQDAEEFKPERWLKDGVFQPESPFKFISFHAGPRICLGKDFAYRQMKIVSMALLHFFRFKMADEKSNVSYKRMLTLHIEGGLHLHAIPRTPT; encoded by the exons atggagacTTTGGCAAGCATAGCTATAGTAGCAGTAACAACAATCTTCATCGTTCTATCTTTCACAATCTACCTAACACTCAAAATCTTCGCCGGAAAATCCATAAACAACAAGGAGTATGCTCCAGTACACGCCACGATCTTCGACCTCTTCTTCCACCGCGACGACTTATACGACTACGAGACGGAGATCGCGAGAAATAAGCCCACTTTTAGGTTCTTGGGACTAGGGAAGAGCGAGATACTAACCGCTGATCCTCGCAACGTGGAGCATGTGCTCAAGACGAGGTTTGATAACTACACCAAAGGACAGAACAACCGCGAGAATCTTGGTGATCTTCTGGGACACGGTATCTTCGCTGTTGATGGAGAGAAGTGGAAGCAGCAGAGGAAGCTCGCTAGCTTTGAGTTCTCCGCTAGAGTTTTGAGAGACTTTAGCTGCTCTGTTTTTAGGACGAATGCTGTTAAGGTTGTTGGTTTTGTCTCTGAGTTTGGTCTCTCTCAAAAGTCTTTTGATGCTCAG GATATGTTGATGAGATGTACACTGGACTCAATCTTCAAAGTGGGGTTTGGTGTGGAGTTGAAGTGTTTGGATGGGTTTAgcaaagaaggagaagagttcatgGAGGCTTTTGATGAAGGTAACGATGCAACTAGTTTAAGATTCATTGATCCGCTTTGGAAGATGAAATGGTTTCTCAACATTGGATCACAAGCTAGACTCAAGAAGAGCATTGCTACTATAGATAAGTTTGTTTATAGACTCATTACCACTAAGAGGGAAGAGCTTGCCAATGAACAAAACACT GGTGTTAGAGAGGACATATTATCAAGGTTTCTAGTGGAGAGTGAGAAAGATCCGGAGAAGATGAATGATAAGTACCTGAGGGATATAATCTTGAGCTTTATGATTGCTGGGAAGGACACAACCGCTGCGTCTCTCTCTTGGTTCTTGTACATGCTCTGCAAGAACCCACTTGTTCAGGAGAAAATCGTACAAGAGATTAGAGACGTGACATCAAGTCATGAGAGAACAACCGATGTGAATGGTTTCGTTGAAAGTATAGATGAAGAGGCTCTTGATCAGATGCAGTATCTCCATGCAGCCTTGTCTGAGACCTTGAGGCTTTACCCTGCTGTCCCTGTG GACACGAGGTGTGCAGAGAATGATGATGTACTTCCAGATGGACATAGAGTGAAGAGAGGGGATAATGTTTACTACATATCCTATGCAATGGGAAGGATGAGTTATATTTGGGGCCAAGATGCTGAGGAGTTCAAACCAGAGAGATGGCTTAAGGATGGCGTGTTTCAGCCAGAGTCACCATTCAAATTCATAAGCTTTCAT GCTGGTCCAAGGATCTGTCTAGGCAAGGATTTTGCATACAGGCAAATGAAGATAGTATCAATGGCGCTTCTTCACTTCTTTCGCTTCAAAATGGCTGATGAGAAGAGCAACGTGAGTTACAAGAGGATGCTTACGCTTCATATAGAAGGAGGACTCCATCTCCATGCAATCCCAAGGACACCTACTTGA
- the LOC106450896 gene encoding fasciclin-like arabinogalactan protein 8 encodes MAAPQTFSLLAIALSLLALASTVHSHNITQILADNPEYSSFNSYLSQTKLADEINSRSTITLLVLNNGAMASLAGKHPLSVIKNALSLLVLLDYYDPQKLHKISDGTVLTTTLYQTTGNAPGNLGFVNITDLKGGKVGFGSAASGSKLDSSYTKSVKQIPYNISVLEIDAPIISPGLLTAPAPSAAVSNITGLLEKAGCKTFAGLLVSSGVLKTYESTIEKGLTVFAPNDEAFKDDDVPDLTKLTQAEVVSLLEYHALAEYKPKGSLKTNKNKISTLATNGAGKYDLTTSTSGDEVVLHTGIAPSRLADTVLDATPVVIFTVDKVLLPPELFGNATSPAPAPAPVTAPTPSPAEGPSPTAASPPAPPTDESPESSPSDSPVGSANSKSANAAVAVSSPSLFTALVTLVAIAVSVSL; translated from the coding sequence ATGGCGGCGCCTCAGacattctctctcctcgccatcgctctctctctcctcgccctCGCTTCCACCGTCCACAGCCACAACATCACCCAAATCCTCGCTGACAACCCGGAGTACTCCTCCTTCAACAGCTACCTCTCCCAAACCAAGCTCGCCGACGAAATCAACAGCCGCTCGACCATCACCCTCCTCGTCCTCAACAACGGCGCAATGGCTTCCCTCGCCGGGAAACACCCGCTCTCCGTCATCAAAAACGCTCTGAGCCTCCTCGTCCTCCTCGACTACTACGACCCCCAGAAGCTCCACAAGATCTCCGACGGCACAGTCCTCACCACCACGCTCTACCAAACCACCGGAAACGCCCCCGGGAACTTAGGCTTCGTCAACATCACCGACCTCAAGGGAGGCAAAGTCGGCTTCGGCTCCGCCGCCTCAGGGTCCAAGCTCGACTCCTCCTACACGAAGTCCGTCAAGCAGATCCCTTACAACATCTCCGTCCTCGAGATCGACGCTCCGATCATATCTCCGGGGCTCTTAACCGCCCCCGCTCCTTCCGCCGCCGTGTCGAACATCACCGGCTTGCTCGAGAAAGCGGGATGCAAAACCTTCGCCGGTTTGCTCGTCTCGAGCGGCGTACTCAAGACCTACGAGTCCACCATCGAGAAAGGCTTGACGGTTTTCGCGCCGAACGATGAGGCTTTCAAAGACGACGACGTTCCGGATCTGACGAAGCTCACGCAAGCTGAGGTGGTCTCGCTCCTAGAGTATCACGCCCTCGCTGAGTACAAGCCCAAAGGCTCTTTGAAgactaacaaaaacaaaatctccACTTTGGCCACCAACGGCGCCGGGAAATACGATCTTACCACGTCGACCTCCGGCGACGAAGTTGTTCTCCACACCGGCATTGCTCCGTCGAGACTCGCCGACACGGTGCTCGACGCTACTCCGGTCGTGATATTCACGGTGGATAAAGTCCTCCTCCCTCCCGAGCTATTCGGAAACGCCACTTCTCCGGCGCCGGCGCCGGCTCCGGTCACCGCACCGACACCTTCTCCGGCGGAAGGTCCTTCGCCGACTGCAGCTTCACCGCCAGCACCCCCGACGGACGAGTCACCGGAAAGTTCTCCTTCGGACTCGCCGGTTGGTTCAGCGAATAGCAAGTCGGCTAACGCGGCGGTTGCGGTGAGCTCGCCGTCGTTGTTCACCGCATTGGTCACGCTCGTTGCTATAGCCGTTTCAGTGTCTCTTTGA
- the LOC106450897 gene encoding uncharacterized protein LOC106450897 isoform X1, protein MTSTAADGKAASQNDACASPSMNSKDFIVSVAANIASQPLHNYDSNVWGVLTAISNNARKRRQGINILLNSDEHCFGRLPSHASYQVESNAISGNHCKIHRKIVTGGDASVFLEDTSTNGTFLNWERVKKKGPEVRVQHGDIISFATPPDHEKAFAFVYREILGNNPAVSSMSRKRKAEDIACEIKRPKGIGIGGPDGPISLDDFKSLQRSNTELRKQLEAQVLTVDTLRNESRAIVELHESEIKQMKESVAKSFHNELAELRELIDTRQKELAQVNKVSAEQKHSIDDLGERLSGSLQSLSEANEIIKSQKATIDELKTGLDEERSQRKEERETAAAEIKAAIHKCQIEAQEELNRFSDVAMRHEREQQEVINKMKETEKERSTQVETLMSKLEDTRQKLVYSDNRNRQLEAQLSEEQLASANAQKKMEELDLEIKRLQKDLENEKQAAREEAWAKVSALELEISAALRDLDVERQRHRGARERIMLRETQLRAFYSTTEEISALFAKQQEQLKNMQRTLEDEENCDNISLDIDLNPVNRSLIRGNNTREDVRATNSAAKASSSTSGQRSDRNEVVDTSCEDADATQKHDCEIMSQEGQNTQEADYASSDKVSKGGFGSDIGVVSTAPTSGTDPVGTEQVDETQSPGNDHMRKSITSAGDTMQIDFETQVHEGDQNDEAALLLRNNPLNDGRDTQETEGVVTVRTSDLLASEVAGSWAYSTAPSVDGENEAERSREDEESQTQRIKEVATQVGESQTKSTVPEVLDTTRKADAEQVAVEETVGIIEQGKINHDNGSSDSETVSCSDTDDDDHGKEKLGPVSDSDTEGSDMNDDKRVDPDSEGTHEADGDQKDVDNMDEDDKDT, encoded by the exons ATGACGTCTACTGCGGCGGACGGGAAGGCTGCGTCCCAAAACGACGCTTGTGCATCTCCGTCGATGAACTCCAAGGACTTCATAGTCTCCGTCGCTGCTAACATCGCCTCTCAGCCGCTGCACAACTACGATTCAAACGTCTGGGGCGTCCTCACCGCAATTTCGAACAACGCTCGCAAACGCCGCCAG ggAATAAACATACTTTTGAATTCTGATGAGCATTGCTTCGGGAGGTTGCCGAGTCACGCGAGCTATCAGGTTGAGTCGAATGCTATAAGTGGGAATCACTGTAAGATTCATCGTAAGATTGTCACAGGCGGTGATGCGTCTGTCTTCTTGGAAGACACTAG CACAAATGGTACGTTTCTCAATTGGGAgagagtgaagaagaaaggTCCTGAAGTCAGGGTTCAGCATGGTGACATTATATCTTTTGCTACTCCTCCTGACCATG aGAAGGCCTTTGCATTTGTATACCGCGAAATACTTGGAAACAATCCTGCGGTTTCCTCCATGagtagaaaaagaaaagcaG AGGATATAGCTTGTGAAATTAAGAGGCCGAAGGGGATAGGCATTGGTGGTCCTGATGGTCCAATCTCTTTGGATGATTTTAAGAGCCTACAGAGATCAAACACA GAACTGAGGAAACAGTTAGAAGCACAAGTGCTTACCGTTGACACTCTGCGTAATGAGTCCCGGGCTATTGTGGAGCTGCATGAAAGT GAAATAAAACAGATGAAAGAATCCGTAGCAAAATCGTTTCATAATGAACTGGCTGAGCTGCGTGAGCTAATTGATACTAGGCAAAAAGAACTGGCGCAGGTCAACAAAGTATCAGCTGAACAGAAGCATTCCATAGATGACCTTGGCGAGAGACTAAGCGGTTCTTTGCAATCTCTCAGTGAAGCAAATGAAATAATTAAAAG TCAAAAGGCAACTATAGATGAACTGAAGACAGGGCTGGATGAAGAGAGAAGTCAAAGAAAAGAGGAACGAGAAACTGCCGCTGCTGAAATAAAAGCTGCGATACATAAATGCCAAATTGAGGCTCAGGAAGAATTGAACAGATTTTCTGATGTTGCTATGAGACACGAGAGGGAACAACAAGAAGTAATCAACAAAATGAAG GAGACAGAGAAAGAAAGGTCCACCCAAGTGGAAACTTTGATGTCAAAATTG GAAGATACGAGGCAGAAGCTGGTCTACTCGGACAATAGAAACCGTCAGCTAGAAGCTCAACTTTCCGAGGAGCAGCTTGCTTCTGCTAATGCACAAAAA AAAATGGAAGAACTAGACCTGGAAATAAAAAGACTGCAAAAGGATCTGGAGAACGAAAAG CAGGCAGCCCGAGAAGAAGCATGGGCAAAAGTGTCTGCCTTAGAACTAGAGATAAGTGCTGCTCTTCGAGATCTTGACGTTGAAAGACAGAGACACCGTGGTGCTAGAGAAAGAATCATGCTCCG TGAAACTCAATTACGGGCATTTTATTCTACGACTGAGGAGATTTCGGCTCTGTTTGCAAAGCAGCAGGAACAGCTGAAGAACATGCAGAGAACTCTAGAAGATGAGGAAAATTGCGACAATATTTCATTAGATATTGATCTTAATCCAGTGAACAGAAGTCTCATCAGAGGTAATAATACTCGGGAAGATGTCAGAGCAACGAACAGTGCTGCCAAGGCAAGCTCCTCCACATCAGGGCAAAGGTCTGACAGAAACGAAGTTGTTGATACGTCCTGCGAAGATGCGGATGCTACTCAGAAGCACGACTGTGAAATCATGAGTCAGGAAGGCCAAAACACCCAAGAAGCTGATTATGCAAGCTCCGATAAAGTCTCCAAGGGTGGATTTGGCTCCGACATAGGCGTTGTTAGTACAGCACCCACTTCGGGAACAGACCCTGTAGGAACAGAGCAAGTTGACGAAACTCAGAGTCCAGGGAATGACCATATGAGGAAGTCAATCACTTCAGCTGGTGATACAATGCAAATAGACTTTGAAACTCAGGTGCATGAAGGTGATCAGAATGATGAAGCTGCTCTCTTGTTAAGGAACAACCCCTTGAACGATGGAAGAGATACGCAAGAGACAGAGGGAGTAGTCACTGTAAGAACGTCAGATCTTTTAGCTTCTGAAGTTGCTGGGAGTTGGGCTTATAGCACAGCTCCTTCTGTAGATGGAGAAAACGAAGCCGAAAGAAGTAGAGAGGATGAAGAGAGTCAGACTCAAAGAATCAAGGAAGTGGCCACTCAAGTAGGCGAGAGTCAAACTAAATCGACAGTTCCTGAGGTCCTGGACACTACAAGGAAAGCTGACGCTGAGCAAGTCGCTGTTGAGGAGACAGTGGGGATCATTGAACAGGGAAAAATAAATCATGATAATGGTTCTTCCGACTCTGAGACAGTGAGTTGTTCTGATACAGATGATGATGACCATGGGAAGGAGAAACTTGGTCCTGTCTCAGACTCGGACACAGAGGGTTCTGATATGAATGATGACAAGAGAGTGGATCCGGATAGTGAAGGAACCCATGAAGCTGATGGGGATCAAAAAGACGTGGACAACATGGACGAAGACGATAAAGATACTTAG
- the LOC106450894 gene encoding spastin, producing MSFFRGIIDSFSSIFTVESNHDPTVSSSSSSASSMNVIDGAPVSNERVAYKLKGYFDLAKEEIAKGVRAEEWGLHDDALLHYRNAQRIMSEATSTPSPSYISSNEKEKVRSYREKISKWQSQVSERLQALGKRAGVGMSENKRTVPSPSSASVSSNRRVSTQRTSLPRGGVGKARSPRDATTTNLKPAKESGNGYDDKLEEMINTTIVDRSPSVKWDDVAGLDGAKQALLEMVILPAKRRDLFTGLRRPARGLLLFGPPGNGKTMLAKAVASESQATFFNVSASSLTSKWVGEAEKLVKTLFQVAISRQPSVIFMDEIDSIMSTRSTNENEASRRLKSEFLIQFDGVTSNPDDLVIVIGATNKPQELDDAVLRRLVKRIYVPLPDSNVRKLLFKTKLKCQPHSLSGGDIDKIVRETEGYSGSDLQALCEEAAMMPIRELGADILTIQANKVRPLRYDDFRKSMAVIRPSLSKSKWEELERWNSEFGSN from the exons aTGAGTTTCTTCAGAGGTATAATTGATTCGTTTAGCTCAATCTTCACCGTAGAATCTAATCACGATCCTACcgtatcatcttcttcttcatctgccTCCTCCATGAACGTTATCGATGGAGCTCCGGTTAGTAACGAACGTGTCGCGTATAAGCTCAAAGGATACTTCGATTTGGCGAAAGAGGAGATCGCCAAAGGTGTTAGAGCAGAAGAGTGGGGTTTACATGACGACGCGCTTCTTCATTACAGAAACGCCCAGAGGATCATGAGTGAAGCTACCTCCACGCCTTCTCCTTCTTACATCAGTTCCAA TGAGAAGGAGAAGGTGAGATCTTATAGAGAGAAGATTTCTAAATGGCAAAGTCAAGTATCTGAGAGGTTGCAAGCTCTTGGTAAACGTGcag GTGTTGGAATGTCTGAGAATAAG AGAACTGTACCATCTccttcttcagcttcagtttcCTCTAATAGAAGAGTTTCAACACAAAGGACTTCACTTCCCAGAGGTGGAGTTGGGAAGGCGAGGAGCCCTAGAGATGCTACTACTACAAACCTAAAACCTGCGAAAGAATCTGGGAATGGATACGATGATAAGTTAGAAGAGATGATCAACACAACAATAGTGGACAGAAGTCCATCTGTCAAGTGGGATGATGTTG CTGGACTTGATGGAGCTAAACAAGCTTTACTGGAGATGGTTATTTTACCAGCGAAACGAAGAGATTTGTTCACTGGTCTCCGAAGACCAGCTAGAG GTTTGCTTCTCTTTGGGCCACCTGGAAATGGAAAAACAATGCTTGCCAAGGCAGTTGCTTCTGAGTCACAGGCAACATTCTTCAACGTCTCAGCATCTTCATTGACATCTAAATGG GTGGGTGAGGCTGAGAAGCTAGTTAAAACGTTGTTCCAAGTTGCAATATCTAGACAACCTTCTGTGATATTTATGGATGAA ATAGATAGTATAATGTCTACAAGGTCTACCAATGAGAACGAAGCAAGCAGAAGGTTGAAATCAGAGTTCCTTATCCAATTTGATGGTGTGACTTCTAATCCTGATGATCTGGTGATTGTCATTG GAGCTACTAACAAGCCACAGGAGTTGGATGATGCAGTGCTTAGAAGATTG GTAAAGAGAATATATGTACCGTTGCCGGATTCAAACGTCAGGAAACtactttttaaaactaaactgAAGTGCCAGCCTCACTCTTTATCTGGTGGAGACATTGATAAAATCGTCAGAGAAACCGAAG GATACTCAGGAAGTGATCTACAAGCATTGTGTGAAGAAGCTGCAATGATGCCAATCAGAGAACTCGGTGCTGATATTCTCACCATCCAAGCAAATAAA GTGAGACCGCTGAGATATGATGATTTTAGGAAATCGATGGCAGTGATAAGACCAAGCTTGAGTAAAAGCAAATGGGAAGAGCTTGAACGTTGGAACTCTGAGTTTGGCTCTAATTGA
- the LOC106454612 gene encoding serine/threonine-protein kinase Aurora-3, producing the protein MDKKPRDPDARDPEKPFSLADFEIGRPLGKGKFGRVYLAREVKSHFVVALKVIFKEQIEKYKLHHQLRREMEIQTSLRHPNILRLFGWFDDDERIFLILEYAHGGELYGLLKENGHLTEQQAATYISSLSQALAYCHGKCVIHRDIKPENLLLDHKGRLKIADFGWSVQSSNKRKTMCGTLDYLAPEMVEHRDHDHAVDNWTLGILCYEFLYGNPPFEAESQKDTFKRIVKIDLSFPPQPNVSAEARNLISQLLVKDPSKRLSLTKIMQHPWIVKNADPKGVCLI; encoded by the exons ATGGATAAAAAACCGAGAGATCCTGACGCTCGCGACCCCGAGAAGCCATTTTCCCTTGCAGATTTCGAGATCGGGAGACCGTTAGGCAAAGGCAAATTCGGCAGAGTCTATCTCGCTCGCGAAGTCAAG AGTCACTTCGTGGTGGCGTTGAAAGTGATATTCAAGGAGCAGATCGAGAAGTACAAACTCCATCACCAGCTAAGGAGAGAGATGGAGATCCAAACGAGCCTTAGGCACCCCAACATCCTCCGTCTCTTCGGTTGGTTCGACGACGACGAGAGGATCTTCTTGATCCTCGAGTATGCTCATGGTGGTGAGCTCTATGGCCTTCTTAAAGAGAATGGCCATCTCACCGAACAACAAGCCGCCACT TACATTTCAAGTCTAAGTCAGGCACTGGCCTATTGTCATGGGAAGTGTGTGATTCATAGAGACATCAAACCCGAGAACTTGTTGCTTGATCATAAG GGAAGGTTGAAAATTGCAGATTTTGGGTGGTCAGTGCAGTCAAGTAACAAGAGGAAAACAATGTGTGGGACGTTAGATTACTTGGCACCTGAGATGGTTGAACACAGAGATCACGATCATGCTGTTGATAACTGGACTTTAGGGATACTGTGTTACGAGTTTCTCTACGGGAACCCTCCTTTCGAAGCTGAGAGTCAGAAGGATACCTTCAAAAG AATTGTTAAGATCGATCTGAGTTTTCCTCCTCAGCCAAATGTCTCTGCAGAAGCTAGAAATTTAATCAGTCAG CTTCTTGTTAAGGATCCTTCCAAAAGGCTCTCTCTTACGAAGATCATGCAACACCCTTGGATCGTCAAGAACGCAGATCCTAAAGGTGTGTGCCTCATTTGA